The segment TGCATAATGCAACAAACCCACACCTGTTGCATAAATAGGATTGCGTACCACATCAGCCAGGCCTTTGACATTCTGCGGACAAGCAATACGAACAGGCATATGAAAAATTTCTTCTGCCAATTCGCTAACCCCTTCCATACGCGAGGTGCCACCAGTGAGCACAACACCAGCAGCCACCATATCCTCATAGCCACTACGGCGTAATTCGTCTCTCACCAACGTAAATAGCTCCTCGTAACGCGGCTCAACCACTTCAGCAAGTGCCTGTCGTGATAAATCACGAGCCGGACGATCTCCTACGCTGGGAACTTTAATCATTTCGTCGCTTGCAGCCAGCTGTGTCAGTGCGCAAGCGTATTTAACTTTAATCTCTTCAGCATGTTGCGTTGGCGTGCGCAATGCCATCGCTATGTCATTAGTTACTTGGTCGCCTGCTATAGGGATAACGGCAGTATGACGAATGGCCCCTTCACTAAAAATGGCCATATCAGTGGTCCCACCTCCAATATCCACCATACAAACGCCTAATTCTCGCTCATCCTCGGTGAGGACAGCCATACTAGAAGCTAGCTGCTCAAGAATAATTGCGTCAACGTCTAAACCACATCGCCGTACACATTTCTCAATATTTTGAACGGCGTTCAATGCCGCTGTCACAAGGTGAACCTGTGCCTCCAAGCGGACCCCTGACATTCCTAGAGGTTCACGGATGCCACCTTGGGCGTCGATTGAGAACTCTTGGGGCAATACATGAAGTACACGCTGCCCTTCAGAGACTGCGCGAGCGCGAGCTGAGTCGATGACTCGCTCGATATCGGACGGAGTGACTTCCCTTTCTTTAATAGCAACCACACCATCTGAGTTCATTGAACTGATGTGGCTGCCGGCAACGCCAACGTAGACAGAGTGAATATCACAACCCGCCATTAATTCCGCTTCTTCAACAGCGCGTTGAATAGATTGCACTGTTGATTCTATATTAATGACCACGCCACGCTTCATGCCACGTGATGGATGAGAGCCGATACCCGCTATCTCAATCCCACCATCATCGGTGGGTTGACCGACTATCGCGACGACTTTGGACGTTCCAATGTCCAGCCCGACAACCATATTGGATGCGTTGGGTGAGCCTGCCATGAGTCGGATAATCTCCTAGAAAAATTTTAAAAGAAACTTGTTAGTCGTAACTGCGCTGAATTGTTAAAACGGCGATACAAAATCATGCGAAATAACAGTGACGCCTATCGAACTATCCAGCCAAATGCTGACCGTGATTAAATAAATAGCCCGTAAAAAAACATCAGCAATAACATAGTATAGAAACAATACTCACAATACGACTAGCGCACGCCTACGATAATCGCCTTTGGGCGCGATTTAAAGCCTATTCATGGCTTTTCGCTGTTGGCAACCACTTACATTTACCTACTTCTTGCACATTGTAAGTCGCTTATTACTCATCTTCTTCTGCAAAGTCACTTTCTCCGTGCCAAGCAACTGCAACACCATTCGGGTAACGTAAGTCGATATAGCGAATATGATTCCCAACCTGAGCAAGCTCACGCTGCCATGATGCCGATAAACGAGCTAATCGAATTTCATGCTGACGCCTTCCTAACATTACCCAAGCAC is part of the Halomonas sp. GT genome and harbors:
- the ftsA gene encoding cell division protein FtsA, whose amino-acid sequence is MAGSPNASNMVVGLDIGTSKVVAIVGQPTDDGGIEIAGIGSHPSRGMKRGVVINIESTVQSIQRAVEEAELMAGCDIHSVYVGVAGSHISSMNSDGVVAIKEREVTPSDIERVIDSARARAVSEGQRVLHVLPQEFSIDAQGGIREPLGMSGVRLEAQVHLVTAALNAVQNIEKCVRRCGLDVDAIILEQLASSMAVLTEDERELGVCMVDIGGGTTDMAIFSEGAIRHTAVIPIAGDQVTNDIAMALRTPTQHAEEIKVKYACALTQLAASDEMIKVPSVGDRPARDLSRQALAEVVEPRYEELFTLVRDELRRSGYEDMVAAGVVLTGGTSRMEGVSELAEEIFHMPVRIACPQNVKGLADVVRNPIYATGVGLLHYALQEARHGQGLESHGGVVAAHKGRNEVVRRDIKEGQSALVRIKGWFKGNF